In the genome of Ancylomarina subtilis, one region contains:
- a CDS encoding transposase — translation MFEINTNHFNCKQKCIGKGFKKKIGITVYVDEYERNNKRVASKLGRYMKGKRQSTVEPVFGILTQFMGLRKINTIGIQQANKVMHMSATAYNLKKLLKFVTKKAETMANQANNYFSILINTIGLFRSLLSPK, via the coding sequence TTGTTCGAAATCAACACAAATCACTTTAATTGCAAACAAAAATGCATCGGAAAAGGATTTAAAAAAAAGATTGGCATAACTGTATATGTTGACGAGTATGAGCGAAATAACAAAAGAGTCGCCAGTAAGTTGGGGCGTTATATGAAAGGCAAGCGCCAATCAACAGTAGAACCTGTTTTTGGCATACTCACCCAATTTATGGGACTGCGTAAAATAAATACCATAGGAATACAGCAGGCCAATAAGGTGATGCACATGTCAGCTACGGCTTATAACCTGAAAAAACTATTGAAATTTGTCACAAAAAAGGCAGAAACTATGGCAAATCAGGCAAATAACTATTTTTCTATTTTAATCAACACAATCGGCTTATTTAGATCTCTTTTAAGCCCTAAATAA
- a CDS encoding cryptochrome/photolyase family protein, giving the protein MKKLKVSIFWFRRDLRIEDNRGLFEALNGPYPVLPVFIFDTTILDELEANDPRVSFIYERLLILNKILENHSSSLYCKKGKPEDIWKQILKKYDVQNVYFNEDYEPYAKKRDQAFEEIIIDSGAKVSIFKDQVIFAKGEILKADQSPYIVYTPYKNKWLEKFRETDIEQFKSETKDNFLKGNFSLPALSEIGFIQSKIKVIDYDLDCLDEYEEFRNFPALNKTSHLSPHLRFGTISIRRVVRQAQVCQAFLNELIWREFFMQILYHFPKLVYSNFKVKYDSIQWRNNEDEFERWKKGETGYPMVDAGMRELNATGYMHNRVRMVAAGFLCKHLLIDWRWGEAYFAEKLLDYELASNNGNWQWSAGTGCDAAPYFRVFNPTEQLKKFDPDLTYIKKWIPDLDSTNYPTPMLDHKMARERAIRVYKEGLNSF; this is encoded by the coding sequence ATGAAGAAATTGAAGGTTTCGATATTTTGGTTCAGAAGGGATTTGAGAATTGAAGATAATCGTGGCTTATTTGAAGCCCTAAATGGCCCTTATCCGGTTCTGCCAGTTTTTATTTTTGATACAACTATTTTAGATGAACTTGAAGCAAACGATCCTCGTGTTTCATTCATCTACGAGCGTCTGTTAATTTTGAATAAAATTCTCGAAAATCATTCGAGTAGCCTTTATTGTAAAAAGGGGAAGCCTGAAGACATCTGGAAACAGATTCTCAAAAAATATGATGTTCAAAATGTCTATTTTAATGAAGATTATGAACCCTATGCCAAAAAACGTGACCAGGCTTTTGAAGAAATCATAATTGATTCCGGGGCTAAGGTCAGCATATTTAAAGATCAGGTTATATTCGCAAAGGGAGAGATACTAAAAGCAGATCAGTCGCCCTATATTGTATACACGCCCTATAAGAACAAATGGCTTGAAAAATTTAGAGAGACAGATATCGAACAGTTCAAGTCTGAAACAAAGGATAACTTTTTGAAGGGGAACTTTTCTCTACCTGCTTTGTCGGAAATAGGGTTTATCCAATCGAAAATCAAAGTCATCGATTATGATTTAGATTGCCTGGATGAATACGAGGAGTTTCGAAATTTTCCGGCACTGAATAAAACCAGTCATCTGTCTCCGCATCTACGCTTTGGAACGATTAGTATAAGAAGGGTTGTGCGTCAAGCACAGGTCTGTCAAGCCTTTTTAAATGAGCTTATCTGGCGCGAGTTTTTTATGCAGATTTTATATCATTTTCCAAAGCTTGTATATTCCAATTTCAAAGTGAAATATGATTCAATACAATGGCGGAATAATGAAGATGAATTTGAACGATGGAAAAAGGGAGAAACCGGCTATCCCATGGTTGATGCAGGTATGAGGGAGTTAAATGCGACTGGCTACATGCACAATAGGGTCAGAATGGTTGCAGCGGGATTTTTGTGTAAACATCTGCTCATCGATTGGCGGTGGGGAGAAGCATATTTTGCCGAAAAGTTATTGGATTACGAATTAGCATCGAATAATGGGAATTGGCAATGGTCTGCCGGAACCGGATGTGATGCCGCACCTTACTTTCGAGTGTTTAATCCTACAGAACAGCTTAAAAAGTTTGACCCGGACTTGACCTATATTAAGAAATGGATTCCCGACTTAGATTCGACGAATTACCCGACGCCCATGCTGGATCATAAAATGGCAAGGGAAAGAGCCATTCGGGTTTATAAAGAAGGCCTGAATTCCTTTTAA
- a CDS encoding phospholipase A produces the protein MKLKIYLILFISFAFVSRSVAQELFSKQQISLHEQWDLDDTHSNQSGLFRVKQYKPLYILLGNYTSNINEKPQSDNPNNSVPDKMPLKPIELKFQISFKTKVFNDLLGAKLGGDIWMGYTQTSRWQLYNKDISRPFRETNYEPEIMYIMPTSYEICGLKGLFAGIGINHQSNGRSDPLSRSWNRLIAQVAWESEHLSIILKPWLRIQESAANDNNPGIENYMGRGELMAAYGKGRHDISLITRHSMHFGKNNRGSIQIDYALQIWDNLKFHTQIFHGYGESMIDYNHKQTTIGFGLSLIEWR, from the coding sequence ATGAAACTCAAAATCTACTTAATCCTCTTTATTAGCTTCGCTTTTGTAAGCCGTTCTGTAGCACAAGAATTATTTTCGAAACAACAAATATCTTTACACGAACAATGGGACCTTGATGATACGCACAGCAATCAGTCGGGTTTGTTTAGAGTCAAGCAATACAAACCGCTTTACATCCTATTGGGGAACTATACCAGCAACATCAATGAAAAACCTCAAAGCGATAACCCCAATAACTCGGTACCTGATAAAATGCCACTTAAGCCCATTGAACTGAAATTTCAGATCAGTTTTAAAACAAAGGTTTTTAATGATTTGTTGGGAGCAAAACTAGGGGGTGATATTTGGATGGGCTACACACAAACATCCAGATGGCAACTCTACAACAAGGATATATCCCGTCCCTTTCGGGAGACCAACTACGAGCCAGAAATCATGTATATCATGCCTACTTCTTATGAAATCTGTGGCTTAAAAGGTCTCTTTGCGGGTATTGGCATCAATCATCAGAGTAACGGTCGATCCGATCCTTTATCGCGAAGTTGGAATAGACTGATTGCTCAAGTTGCCTGGGAAAGCGAACACCTAAGCATTATATTAAAACCCTGGTTGCGCATTCAGGAATCGGCTGCAAACGACAATAATCCGGGTATCGAAAATTACATGGGACGAGGCGAACTGATGGCCGCCTATGGCAAAGGACGACATGACATTAGCCTGATTACCCGCCACTCGATGCACTTTGGCAAAAATAACCGAGGAAGTATTCAAATTGATTATGCCTTACAGATATGGGATAATTTAAAATTCCACACCCAAATTTTTCATGGTTATGGCGAGAGTATGATTGATTACAACCACAAGCAAACAACTATTGGTTTTGGTCTTTCGCTTATTGAGTGGCGATAG
- a CDS encoding DEAD/DEAH box helicase: MSFTSLGLSPFLLKALAAENYTQPYPIQKEAIPAILSHKDVLGIAKTGSGKTASYVLPILNNFKSNKPLKNRHIKTLVLVPTRELAVQVEEVFKTFALALPDRIKTLAIFGGVSINPQMMAMNGVSILVATPGRLIELEESNAVNLSEIERLVLDEADKMLNLGFKYEMDRIFALLPKKRQNLLFSATLSKEVENIKQLLLNRPEVIKIESKEEEKELIDQVAYAVADSRKGPLLRYLIKKDNLKQVLVFVSSAFKADGVANKLCRNGIHAVSTHGKKSMNSRSESLRRFKTGKIRVLVTTDLLARGIDIEFLPYVVNYELPRSPKDYVHRIGRTGRAESPGEAISFVSPEEEHHFKVIQKKMKKEVKLIDSDTIDMKGY, from the coding sequence ATGTCATTTACATCTTTAGGTTTATCTCCCTTTTTATTAAAAGCTTTGGCTGCTGAAAATTACACACAGCCCTACCCTATTCAGAAGGAGGCTATTCCTGCTATTCTAAGCCATAAAGATGTTTTAGGTATTGCCAAAACAGGATCGGGAAAAACAGCCAGTTATGTCCTACCCATCCTCAATAATTTTAAAAGCAATAAACCACTCAAAAACAGACATATAAAAACTCTGGTTCTTGTACCTACCAGAGAACTCGCTGTTCAAGTCGAAGAAGTATTTAAAACATTTGCTTTAGCTTTACCAGATCGAATTAAAACTCTGGCTATTTTCGGCGGGGTTTCTATCAACCCGCAAATGATGGCCATGAATGGTGTTAGCATCTTAGTTGCAACGCCTGGTCGATTGATTGAGTTGGAAGAATCAAATGCCGTAAACCTATCGGAAATTGAAAGACTTGTACTTGATGAAGCCGATAAAATGCTTAATCTGGGTTTTAAATATGAAATGGATCGTATTTTCGCCCTATTACCTAAGAAACGCCAAAACCTTTTATTCTCAGCAACTCTAAGTAAAGAAGTCGAGAATATTAAGCAACTTCTATTAAATCGTCCTGAAGTCATCAAAATTGAATCAAAGGAAGAAGAAAAGGAACTGATTGATCAGGTTGCCTACGCGGTTGCCGACAGCAGAAAAGGACCTCTACTTCGTTACTTAATCAAGAAAGACAATTTAAAACAGGTATTGGTTTTTGTGTCCTCAGCTTTTAAAGCCGATGGTGTTGCCAATAAACTTTGCCGAAATGGCATACACGCCGTTTCTACTCATGGAAAGAAAAGTATGAACTCACGTAGCGAAAGCTTACGACGATTTAAAACCGGTAAAATTCGGGTATTGGTCACAACCGATCTTTTGGCTCGTGGTATCGATATTGAATTCCTCCCCTATGTTGTGAACTACGAATTGCCACGATCTCCTAAAGACTACGTTCACCGTATTGGAAGAACGGGGCGTGCAGAATCGCCAGGTGAGGCCATCTCATTCGTCTCTCCTGAAGAAGAGCATCATTTCAAAGTGATTCAGAAGAAAATGAAAAAAGAGGTCAAGCTGATTGATAGCGATACGATTGACATGAAAGGCTATTAA
- a CDS encoding DUF6340 family protein, which produces MEFIKSPMKFIYLALISLVILSPACKTISQVQFQVLEAPEVVLPADVNRLAFVYRNQHFPSDSVAQYYSISKVSVKDSVDHTQDMPLNCYQGFVENLSEFWPQDSIPFIRLPKKMMPDTLRHFMPLNWNTVDSLCQASQTDVLIVLEDLQAFNKHEIVEEDVYWASTEIHFYGKWRIYDPLYQKIYDDRLIVDSLFLESSDSNIERLVSEKLPKREELLNDASYELGRTYVDLISPKWQDVSRNYFVSGDKRLSTAPYFINKNEFDTAIKMWESLTRMGDNISKEKDLKLAGRAAYNLAVVYEMKGDFKKARSWVRKAIYFYKKMKNRPSEYKEIEAYSLALNSRWLNGEKIKLFFGEDPEAQ; this is translated from the coding sequence ATGGAATTTATTAAGTCCCCTATGAAGTTTATTTATTTGGCTCTCATATCACTCGTTATTTTATCACCCGCTTGTAAAACAATTTCGCAAGTTCAGTTTCAGGTTTTGGAAGCACCCGAGGTTGTATTGCCTGCGGATGTTAATCGACTTGCATTTGTTTATAGAAATCAGCATTTTCCTTCTGATTCGGTGGCGCAGTATTATTCTATAAGCAAAGTGTCAGTAAAAGATAGTGTAGATCATACACAGGATATGCCCTTGAACTGTTATCAGGGCTTTGTTGAAAATTTATCCGAATTTTGGCCTCAGGATTCTATTCCTTTTATACGTCTGCCCAAGAAGATGATGCCGGATACGCTGCGTCATTTTATGCCCTTAAATTGGAATACGGTTGATAGTCTGTGTCAGGCAAGTCAAACCGATGTTTTGATTGTTTTAGAAGATCTTCAGGCTTTTAATAAGCACGAAATTGTGGAAGAAGATGTCTATTGGGCCTCCACTGAAATTCATTTTTATGGCAAATGGCGTATATACGATCCCTTATATCAAAAGATTTATGATGACAGACTTATTGTGGACAGCTTGTTTTTGGAATCGTCTGATTCAAACATTGAAAGATTGGTGAGCGAGAAGTTACCCAAGAGAGAAGAACTGTTGAACGATGCCTCCTATGAGTTGGGGAGAACTTATGTTGATTTAATTTCGCCTAAATGGCAGGATGTTAGCCGCAATTATTTTGTTTCCGGAGACAAACGTTTGTCTACGGCACCCTATTTTATAAATAAGAATGAGTTTGATACAGCGATTAAGATGTGGGAAAGTTTAACCCGCATGGGGGACAACATAAGCAAAGAGAAAGATCTGAAATTAGCTGGTCGTGCGGCATACAATTTAGCCGTAGTATATGAAATGAAGGGGGATTTTAAAAAGGCCAGATCCTGGGTTCGAAAAGCCATCTATTTTTATAAAAAGATGAAAAATAGGCCTTCGGAATATAAAGAAATAGAAGCTTATTCTTTAGCTTTGAATTCCCGTTGGCTTAACGGAGAAAAAATTAAATTATTCTTTGGGGAAGATCCGGAAGCTCAGTAA
- a CDS encoding M48 family metallopeptidase, whose product MITSSMSTDLILTLIILILSLDFLLERTLDILNRENWSATIPKELEGIYDEEKYAQSQAYEKDKNRIGLLSSILGFVITILMIVCGGFAWVDDFVRQYFSNPIALALSFFAIIMLGSSLISLPFSYYSTFVIEEKYGFNRSTLKTFVLDKIKGALLTAILGGGILALIIWIYTLTTVNFWWMAWALIALVMIFMSMFYSSLIVPLFNKQSPLEEGELNMAISKLAKEVGFKLDNIYVMDGSKRSSKGNAYFSGLGSRKRIVLFDTLIDELSTKEIVAVLAHEIGHYKKKHTLSSIILSLLQTGVMFYIFSLLIGNASLSGALGAENHSFHLGLIAFGILYSPISTFLGLGMNVLSRKNEYEADAFAAEHHSAEALGSGLKKLSVSSLSNLTPHPAYVFFHYSHPTLLQRLKALKR is encoded by the coding sequence ATGATCACATCAAGTATGTCAACAGATTTAATTCTTACACTTATCATTCTTATTCTCAGTCTCGATTTTCTTTTGGAACGTACACTGGATATTCTGAATAGAGAAAATTGGAGTGCCACCATACCTAAAGAACTCGAAGGAATTTATGATGAGGAGAAATATGCGCAGTCACAAGCTTATGAAAAGGATAAAAATCGGATTGGTTTATTGTCTTCCATTCTGGGTTTTGTTATCACCATTTTAATGATTGTGTGTGGTGGTTTTGCCTGGGTTGATGATTTTGTACGACAGTATTTTTCGAATCCGATAGCTCTGGCTTTGAGCTTTTTTGCCATAATCATGCTTGGCTCAAGTTTAATAAGTTTGCCGTTTTCTTACTATTCTACTTTTGTGATTGAGGAAAAATATGGTTTTAATCGAAGCACTTTAAAAACCTTTGTGCTTGACAAAATAAAAGGGGCTTTGCTGACCGCAATTTTAGGTGGGGGAATCTTGGCTTTAATAATCTGGATCTACACACTAACGACCGTGAATTTCTGGTGGATGGCTTGGGCTTTGATCGCTTTGGTTATGATTTTTATGAGTATGTTTTATTCTTCCCTGATTGTACCGCTTTTCAATAAACAAAGTCCTTTGGAGGAGGGTGAATTGAATATGGCGATTAGTAAGCTGGCTAAAGAGGTGGGGTTTAAACTCGACAATATTTATGTGATGGATGGTTCCAAACGTTCATCAAAGGGGAATGCCTATTTCAGCGGTTTGGGCTCACGAAAACGAATTGTTTTGTTCGATACCTTGATTGATGAATTATCAACGAAAGAGATTGTGGCCGTTCTGGCTCATGAAATAGGTCATTACAAAAAGAAACATACGCTCAGTTCAATCATCTTAAGTCTTTTGCAAACGGGTGTTATGTTTTACATCTTCTCGTTATTGATAGGAAATGCGAGTTTATCCGGAGCTTTGGGAGCTGAGAACCACAGTTTCCATTTGGGATTAATTGCCTTTGGGATTTTGTATTCACCCATTTCAACTTTTTTAGGTTTGGGCATGAATGTTTTATCCAGAAAGAATGAATATGAAGCGGATGCTTTTGCGGCTGAACATCACAGCGCAGAGGCATTGGGTAGTGGTTTGAAAAAATTGTCAGTGAGCTCTTTGAGTAACCTGACACCACACCCGGCTTATGTGTTTTTCCATTATTCACATCCAACCCTTTTGCAACGTTTGAAAGCTCTAAAAAGATAA
- a CDS encoding competence/damage-inducible protein A, protein MQAEIITIGDEILIGQIVDTNSAWMSKELNAIGISVNRITSISDTKEAIVTSVEEAMSRVDLILITGGLGPTNDDITKKTLSDYFACELVQDDQLYGKIEERLARYKIGMNAFNREQALIPHGARIIPNHFGTAPCMWFSRDNKHVISMPGVPFEMKNIMQTELLTRLSSEFHCPHVLHQTVMVQGLGESVLAEMLQDWEANLPSVVKLAYLPSPGVVRLRMSLVGDDEAELKAIIKQQLEALKAILGERIFAFDDEKIEQVIANLLLDKKKTVSTAESCTGGNMAHMLTAMAGCSAYFKGAVVAYSNEVKGNVLGVNPNDLEEFGAVSQQVVEQMATGACKVIGSDYAIATSGIAGPDGGTDAKPVGTVWIAVASAEKVISEKFIFSKERGRNIRMASQAGFNMLRKLILNE, encoded by the coding sequence ATGCAAGCAGAAATTATTACCATTGGCGATGAGATATTGATTGGACAAATTGTTGATACCAATTCAGCCTGGATGTCAAAGGAATTAAATGCCATCGGTATTTCAGTGAATCGAATTACAAGTATTTCGGATACAAAAGAAGCGATTGTGACTTCCGTTGAAGAGGCCATGTCTCGGGTGGATCTGATTTTGATAACAGGAGGCCTGGGTCCAACCAACGATGATATTACGAAAAAAACATTGAGCGATTATTTTGCCTGTGAATTGGTTCAGGATGATCAACTCTACGGGAAAATTGAAGAGCGTTTGGCTCGATATAAAATTGGCATGAATGCCTTCAATCGTGAGCAGGCTCTTATTCCTCATGGGGCAAGAATCATTCCTAATCATTTTGGGACAGCGCCCTGTATGTGGTTTTCAAGAGATAATAAGCATGTCATTTCGATGCCAGGTGTGCCTTTCGAGATGAAAAACATCATGCAAACGGAATTGTTAACACGATTGAGTTCAGAGTTTCATTGTCCTCATGTGTTGCATCAAACAGTGATGGTTCAAGGCTTGGGTGAATCTGTTTTGGCTGAGATGTTGCAGGATTGGGAGGCGAATTTACCTTCGGTTGTGAAATTGGCTTATTTACCATCGCCTGGTGTGGTGCGTTTACGCATGAGTTTGGTGGGGGATGATGAGGCTGAATTAAAAGCCATTATTAAGCAGCAACTTGAAGCTTTGAAAGCCATTTTGGGTGAACGCATTTTTGCTTTTGATGACGAGAAAATTGAGCAGGTGATTGCCAATCTTCTTTTGGATAAAAAGAAAACGGTGTCTACAGCAGAATCTTGTACCGGTGGAAATATGGCACACATGCTTACCGCAATGGCAGGATGTTCAGCTTATTTTAAAGGTGCTGTAGTAGCTTATTCAAATGAAGTTAAAGGCAATGTTTTGGGGGTAAATCCGAATGATTTGGAGGAATTTGGTGCGGTTAGCCAACAGGTGGTTGAGCAAATGGCAACAGGGGCTTGCAAGGTCATCGGTTCTGATTATGCTATTGCCACCTCAGGTATTGCCGGACCCGATGGTGGAACGGATGCAAAACCAGTGGGAACCGTATGGATTGCTGTGGCTTCAGCTGAAAAAGTAATCTCTGAGAAATTTATTTTCTCCAAAGAACGAGGGCGTAATATCAGAATGGCTTCCCAAGCAGGTTTTAATATGCTTAGAAAGCTCATTCTAAATGAATAA
- a CDS encoding acyl-[acyl-carrier-protein] thioesterase, which yields MTDLSIYSQEFTIGSFDTDWHGNAKLTSICNYLQEIAGNHVDQIGQGLDDLNHDNHAWVLSRIRIKIKRPAKWKETIRIETFPTGIKSLFGARDFRIFDAENKIIAIASSYWLVVDLNSHRPIRPHDVVKNMPIGNYSEVFEKELGKLPPLSSDAELIEEIKIHYSDIDINRHVNNVKYLKWIIDAIPAETLTEKPISELEINFLHELKLGEQIQIFQELDDEYHLSCKITSKTTGKENCRAKISLNNLK from the coding sequence ATGACAGATTTGAGTATATACAGTCAGGAATTCACTATCGGATCTTTCGATACCGATTGGCATGGCAATGCCAAACTCACAAGTATTTGCAATTACTTACAGGAAATTGCAGGCAACCATGTTGATCAGATCGGACAAGGTTTGGATGATTTAAATCACGACAATCATGCCTGGGTCCTTTCACGCATAAGAATTAAAATAAAACGTCCTGCAAAATGGAAAGAGACCATCCGAATTGAAACCTTTCCAACTGGTATCAAAAGTTTATTTGGGGCTCGTGATTTCCGTATTTTCGATGCTGAAAATAAAATCATTGCTATAGCCAGTTCCTATTGGTTGGTTGTTGATTTGAACAGCCATCGTCCCATTCGTCCTCACGATGTGGTAAAAAACATGCCGATTGGCAATTATTCTGAGGTCTTTGAAAAGGAACTGGGCAAACTGCCCCCTTTATCATCTGATGCCGAACTTATCGAGGAAATAAAAATTCACTATTCTGATATTGATATCAACCGACATGTCAATAATGTGAAATATCTGAAATGGATAATCGATGCAATTCCCGCTGAGACTCTAACTGAAAAACCCATTTCTGAATTGGAAATTAATTTTCTCCACGAGCTTAAATTGGGTGAACAGATTCAGATTTTTCAGGAACTGGATGATGAATACCACTTGAGTTGCAAGATTACAAGTAAAACAACCGGCAAAGAAAATTGCCGTGCGAAAATCAGTCTTAACAATCTAAAATAA
- a CDS encoding DUF4105 domain-containing protein codes for MRHLFILFFLTLLFVNPTSKVQAQENTDNTKISILTCSPGLELYSLFGHSAIRIQDPARRMDVVFNYGNFDFNTPNFYVKFIRGKLKYNLTANRFRDFKAAYKRDKRSVVEQELNLDSISKQKLIKALWENYRPENRYYSYDFLFNNCSTLIRDILPREANDKIEFENPNQKSNRSFRDLLNLYLKQTPWIYTGIHLVLSQPCDAKATNYQEMFLPDMLKSGFDHCQITMDNQTSKLVSNENVILSETAIQPQTPWYLHPTFIFGLIAFIGFMLTLSSIKNKKRFVLLDVLVFGSTSLLGFVILFLWFFTDHQAMGPNWNILWALPIHLPLIPVLFKKNRPAWVKPYFKYHSIFLLVFIAAWPILPQSLPYTILPFVVLILIRSIFNATRS; via the coding sequence ATGCGACATCTATTCATCCTTTTTTTTCTTACTCTATTATTTGTTAACCCAACAAGTAAAGTACAGGCACAGGAAAACACTGATAATACTAAAATCAGCATTCTAACTTGTTCTCCCGGACTGGAACTCTATTCTCTTTTTGGACATTCTGCCATCCGAATTCAAGATCCTGCGAGAAGAATGGATGTGGTTTTTAATTATGGAAATTTTGATTTCAACACGCCCAATTTCTATGTGAAATTTATACGAGGGAAACTAAAATACAACCTTACCGCCAATCGATTCAGAGATTTTAAAGCTGCCTATAAAAGGGATAAACGTTCAGTCGTAGAACAAGAGTTAAACTTAGATTCAATCTCAAAACAAAAGCTAATAAAAGCCCTTTGGGAGAATTATCGCCCTGAGAATCGCTATTATTCTTACGATTTTCTATTCAATAATTGTTCAACTCTTATTCGCGACATTCTGCCCCGAGAGGCCAATGATAAAATTGAATTTGAGAACCCAAATCAAAAATCAAATCGAAGTTTCAGAGATTTACTCAACCTTTATTTAAAACAAACGCCGTGGATTTACACGGGTATTCATTTGGTTTTAAGCCAACCCTGCGATGCAAAAGCAACAAACTATCAGGAAATGTTTTTGCCTGATATGCTTAAGTCGGGTTTCGATCATTGCCAGATTACCATGGACAATCAAACAAGCAAACTGGTAAGTAACGAAAATGTCATTCTCAGTGAAACTGCTATTCAACCACAAACACCTTGGTATTTACATCCAACCTTCATTTTTGGGTTAATTGCATTTATAGGTTTCATGCTAACACTAAGTTCTATCAAAAACAAAAAACGATTCGTTTTACTCGATGTATTGGTTTTTGGCAGCACGTCTCTTTTGGGTTTCGTTATTTTGTTTCTTTGGTTTTTCACCGATCATCAGGCCATGGGACCTAACTGGAATATCCTTTGGGCCTTACCTATTCATTTGCCTTTAATCCCTGTTCTATTTAAGAAAAACAGACCGGCTTGGGTCAAGCCTTATTTTAAATACCATTCTATTTTCTTACTGGTATTTATAGCTGCATGGCCAATACTACCACAAAGTTTACCCTATACCATTTTACCTTTTGTGGTATTGATTCTTATTCGTTCAATTTTTAATGCAACACGTTCCTAA
- a CDS encoding LolA family protein, with amino-acid sequence MTKYISLLIISLLSLNLSAQDNKAKTILDQVSEINKTYSSIKAEFSFKMDNAEEDVHESSEGNIILKGNKYRLYLMDVYTYFDGKTIYQHLVDAEEVNIKEADEDDEEKGLNPTKIFTLYETGFKYSYVEEQTTAAGVFHVIDLFPLDETRPFSRIRLHIDTKSLEIKSLVSIGKDGNNITIKIKKFEPNLNFKDSDFIFDQAAHPDVEVVDMR; translated from the coding sequence ATGACGAAATATATTTCACTTCTAATTATCTCTCTATTGAGCCTAAATCTTTCGGCTCAGGATAACAAAGCCAAAACCATCTTAGATCAGGTTTCAGAAATAAACAAAACCTACAGCAGTATTAAAGCTGAATTTAGTTTCAAGATGGACAATGCCGAAGAAGATGTTCATGAAAGTTCAGAGGGTAACATTATTCTAAAAGGCAATAAGTATCGCCTTTATTTAATGGATGTTTACACCTACTTTGATGGTAAAACCATTTATCAGCATTTGGTTGATGCAGAAGAAGTAAATATTAAAGAAGCCGATGAAGACGACGAAGAAAAAGGATTGAATCCAACAAAAATCTTCACTCTTTACGAAACCGGATTCAAATATAGCTACGTTGAAGAACAGACAACTGCAGCAGGTGTTTTTCATGTAATCGATCTTTTTCCATTAGATGAAACAAGACCCTTTTCAAGAATTAGATTGCATATCGATACAAAAAGTTTAGAAATAAAGTCTTTGGTATCAATCGGAAAAGATGGCAATAACATCACAATTAAAATCAAGAAATTCGAACCAAATCTGAATTTTAAAGATTCAGACTTTATCTTCGATCAAGCCGCACATCCAGATGTGGAAGTTGTAGATATGAGATAA